A region from the Aegilops tauschii subsp. strangulata cultivar AL8/78 chromosome 5, Aet v6.0, whole genome shotgun sequence genome encodes:
- the LOC109768277 gene encoding beta-1,2-xylosyltransferase XYXT1-like — protein sequence MAGDWSSSSSTAAVPAAKGVERRLARHHQAVVGFLLGFFVSVVLYTTVSGLLRFTNTLGNVQVHSTDQLGRTVNDASGKLDEELIRQELDQHGDENNGSNVTRGQVILRILLCGLMYILTLTAAVHDIGDGQKDEVTKTMGKERIEDKNLVDGTDMNNKTGNVQVHSTDQLGQTANDASGKLEEELIRQELDQDGDGNNRSNVKQLGAPGKPICDLSDPRYAICEISGDARAIGANCTVFHVPPADERGSDGLEWAIRDQSRKDLGYINKVNVKTLSAAQSLVAPECTSRHAVPAIVFAMNGLTSNPWHDFSDVLIPLFITTRAYDGEIQFLVTDLRPWFVDKYHLILTNLSRYDIIDFNKDTGVRCYPHIIVGLRSHGDLSIDPARAPHNYTMLDFRMYIRDVFSLPPEGQGIPYKETNKKNKNGGTSTEEQKPRLMLINRAGIRKFVNLPEISAAVQAAGFEVLVVEPLRDMSLEDFSRQVDSCDVLMGAHGAALTSFFFLRTNAVMLQVVPWGLEREAMSYFGVHAKNMMLQDIEYSITVEESTLYEKYGKYHLAVRDPEALRKQGWQLLRQYLWDEQDIRLNVTRFSLTLHQLLRTLGE from the exons GTAACGTGCAAGTGCATAGCACAGACCAGTTAGGCCGAACAGTAAACGATGCTAGTGGCAAGTTGGATGAAGAGCTCATTCGGCAAGAACTCGATCAACACGGTGATGAGAATAATGGAAGCAACGTCACACGTG GCCAAGTAATTCTGCGTATTTTGCTTTGTGGATTGATGTATATACTAACATTGACAGCAGCAGTGCATGACATAGGAGATGGGCAGAAGGACGAGGTAACCAAGACGATGGGGAAAGAACGTATCGAAGACAAAAACTTAGTAGATgggaccgacatgaataataaaaCTG GTAACGTGCAAGTGCATAGCACAGACCAGTTAGGTCAAACAGCAAATGATGCTAGCGGCAAGTTGGAGGAAGAGCTCATTCGGCAAGAACTCGATCAAGACGGTGATGGGAATAATAGAAGCAACGTCAAAC AATTAGGTGCTCCAGGCAAGCCCATCTGCGACCTGTCGGACCCTAGGTATGCCATCTGCGAGATCTCTGGGGACGCCCGTGCCATCGGCGCCAACTGTACTGTCTTCCATGTCCCGCCTGCCGATGAGCGCGGCTCTGACGGCCTGGAATGGGCCATCAGGGACCAGTCTCGCAAGGACCTCGGATACATCAACAAGGTGAATGTCAAGACCCTGAGCGCCGCCCAGTCgctggtggcgccggagtgcacCTCCCGGCACGCTGTCCCGGCCATTGTGTTCGCCATGAACGGGCTCACGTCCAACCCATGGCACGACTTCAGCGACGTTCTGATCCCGCTCTTCATCACCACTCGCGCCTATGATGGCGAGATCCAGTTCCTCGTCACCGATCTCCGGCCGTGGTTTGTGGACAAGTACCACCTCATCCTCACCAACCTGTCACGCTACGACATCATCGACTTCAACAAGGACACTGGTGTCCGGTGCTACCCACACATCATAGTCGGCCTACGCAGCCACGGCGACCTCAGCATTGACCCGGCCCGCGCGCCGCACAACTACACAATGCTGGACTTCCGCATGTACATCCGAGACGTCTTCTCACTGCCGCCGGAAGGCCAAGGAATCCCGTACAAGGAGACTAACAAGAAGAACAAAAACGGTGGCACTAGCACGGAGGAACAAAAGCCGCGCCTCATGCTCATCAACCGCGCCGGGATCAGGAAGTTCGTCAACCTTCCAGAGATCTCCGCGGCGGTGCAGGCCGCCGGGTTCGAGGTGCTGGTCGTGGAGCCGCTCCGTGACATGAGCCTCGAGGATTTCTCTCGGCAGGTGGACTCATGCGACGTGCTGATGGGAGCGCACGGGGCCGCGCTCACaagcttcttcttcctccgcaccAACGCGGTCATGCTACAGGTGGTGCCATGGGGCTTAGAGAGGGAGGCCATGAGTTACTTCGGCGTGCATGCCAAGAACATGATGTTGCAGGACATCgagtacagcatcaccgtcgagGAGAGCACGCTGTATGAGAAGTATGGCAAATACCACCTGGCGGTACGTGACCCAGAGGCCCTACGTAAGCAGGGGTGGCAGTTGTTAAGGCAGTACTTGTGGGACGAGCAGGACATCAGGCTCAACGTCACCAGATTTTCTTTGACTCTACACCAGCTGCTTCGAACGCTCGGTGAATAG